The Glycine soja cultivar W05 chromosome 8, ASM419377v2, whole genome shotgun sequence genome has a window encoding:
- the LOC114424253 gene encoding F-box/kelch-repeat protein At3g23880-like: MAKETFPIELIVEILSWLPVKPLIRFRCVSKTWKSLIFHPIMVKLHPQRSSKNPHVLLTFEDNNRNNDNCYSFAATCSIRRLLENPSSTVEDGCYQFNDKNHFVVGVCNGLVCLLNSLDRDDYEEYWVRFWNPATRTMSEDSPRLSLHWRKYKTGRNDWVCGYPRCGFGYDGLSDTYKVVIILSNVKLQRTEVRVHCVGDTRWRKTLTCPVFPFMEQLDGKFVGGTVNWLALHMSSSYYRWEDVNVNEIVIFSYDLNTQTYKYLLLPDGLSEVPHVEPILGVLKGCMCLSHEHRRTHFVVWQMMDFGVEKSGTQLLNVSYQHLQVHDFPSCPMIPLCMTENNDLFLLANNEGEEFVVYNRKDNRVQCTEGFKNGKFSFFSYDYVQSLVFPYPN; encoded by the coding sequence ATGGCCAAAGAAACATTCCCCATAGAACTAATAGTAGAAATTCTGTCATGGCTTCCCGTGAAGCCTTTGATCCGATTCAGGTGTGTTTCCAAGACTTGGAAATCCCTAATCTTCCATCCAATCATGGTTAAATTGCACCCCCAAAGGTCGTCCAAAAACCCCCACGTCCTCTTAACATTTGAGGACAACAACAGGAACAACGATAACTGTTATTCCTTCGCTGCAACCTGCTCTATACGTCGTTTACTTGAGAATCCATCATCCACTGTTGAGGATGGTTGCTACCAATTCAACGACAAGAATCACTTTGTCGTTGGTGTCTGTAATGGCTTGGTTTGCTTGCTTAATTCTCTTGATAGGGATGACTATGAGGAATACTGGGTCCGATTTTGGAACCCGGCCACAAGGACTATGTCCGAAGATTCGCCACGCTTAAGTCTCCATTGGCGCAAATATAAAACTGGGCGGAATGATTGGGTCTGTGGGTATCCTAGGTGTGGGTTTGGCTACGACGGTTTAAGTGACACTTACAAGGTGGTGATAATCCTTTCGAATGTTAAACTACAGAGAACAGAAGTGAGAGTTCACTGCGTGGGTGATACTCGTTGGAGAAAGACTTTAACTTGTCCTGTTTTCCCGTTTATGGAACAACTTGATGGAAAGTTTGTGGGTGGCACTGTTAACTGGTTAGCACTCCATATGTCGAGTTCTTATTATCGATGGGAAGATGTTAATGTTAATGAGATAGTGATTTTTTCGTATGATCTAAACACCCAGACATACAAATATTTGTTGTTGCCTGATGGTCTTTCTGAAGTCCCTCATGTTGAGCCTATTCTCGGGGTTTTGAAGGGCTGCATGTGTCTTTCTCATGAGCACAGGAGAACCCATTTTGTTGTTTGGCAAATGATGGACTTTGGAGTTGAAAAATCTGGGACTCAATTGCTGAATGTAAGTTATCAGCATCTTCAAGTTCATGACTTTCCATCTTGTCCAATGATACCATTGTGCATGACTGAAAATAATGATCTCTTTTTGCTGGCAAACAATGAAGGTGAGGAATTTGTTGTCTACAATCGGAAAGATAATAGAGTACAGTGTACGGAAGGTTTCAAGAACggcaaattttcatttttttcttatgattATGTTCAAAGCTTGGTTTTTCCGTATCCAAATTAA
- the LOC114422929 gene encoding F-box/kelch-repeat protein At3g23880-like, producing MPNASLLPEELIAEILSWVPVKALMQFRCVSKTWNSLILHPTFVKLHLHRSSKNTHILVMYKDINAEDDKLVTCVAPCSIRYLLENPSSTVDHGCHRFNANYLVSGVCNGLVCLRDSFAGHEFQEYWFRFWNPATRVMSIDSPPLRLHSSNYKTKWYHVKCALGYDDLSETYKVAVVLSDIKSQKMEVRVHCLGDTCWRKILTCLDFHFLQQCDGQFVNGTVNWLALRKLSSDYIWRYELVIFSYDMKNETYRYLLKPDGMSEVSFPEPRLGILKGYLCLSCDHGRTHFVVWLMREFGVEKSWTQLLNVSYEHLQLDQFPFPSTSMIPLCMSEDEDVMLLASYGRKEFVLVNKRDNRMDDIGGFDGKYYWPYSYDYVPSLVLPYRN from the coding sequence ATGCCTAATGCTTCTTTACTCCCTGAGGAACTCATTGCGGAAATTCTGTCATGGGTTCCGGTGAAGGCTCTCATGCAATTCAGGTGCGTTTCTAAGACTTGGAATTCCCTCATCTTACATCCTACATTCGTCAAATTGCACCTTCATAGGTCATCCAAAAACACCCACATCCTAGTAATGTATAAGGACATTAACGCGGAGGATGATAAACTCGTTACCTGTGTCGCACCCTGTTCGATACGTTATTTACTTGAGAACCCATCATCCACGGTTGACCATGGTTGCCACCGATTCAATGCCAATTACCTTGTCTCTGGCGTTTGCAATGGGTTGGTTTGCTTGCGTGATTCTTTTGCTGGACATGAATTTCAGGAATATTGGTTTCGATTTTGGAACCCAGCCACAAGGGTCATGTCCATAGATTCACCACCCTTGCGTCTCCATTCGtccaattataaaacaaaatggtATCATGTGAAGTGTGCTCTTGGGTATGATGATTTGAGTGAAACTTACAAGGTGGCCGTAGTCCTTTCTGATATTAAATCACAGAAAATGGAGGTGAGAGTTCACTGTTTGGGTGACACTTGTTGGAGAAAGATTTTAACTTGCCTTGATTTTCACTTTCTGCAGCAGTGCGATGGACAGTTTGTGAATGGCACCGTTAACTGGTTAGCACTTCGAAAGTTGAGTTCTGATTATATTTGGAGATAtgaattagtaattttttcgTACGATATGAAGAATGAGACATACAGATATTTGTTGAAGCCTGATGGTATGTCTGAAGTCTCTTTTCCTGAGCCTCGTCTTGGGATTTTGAAGGGTTACCTCTGTCTTTCTTGTGATCATGGGAGAACCCATTTTGTTGTTTGGCTAATGAGGGAATTTGGAGTTGAAAAATCTTGGACTCAATTGTTGAACGTAAGTTATGAGCATCTTCAACTTGATCAATTTCCATTCCCATCTACTTCAATGATACCTTTGTGCATGTCTGAAGATGAAGATGTCATGTTGCTGGCAAGCTATGGACGTAAGGAATTTGTTCTGGTTAATAAGAGAGATAACAGAATGGACGATATTGGAGGTTTCGATGGTAAATATTATTGGCCGTACTCCTATGATTATGTTCCAAGCTTGGTTTTGCCATATCGAAATTAA